A genome region from Scomber japonicus isolate fScoJap1 chromosome 15, fScoJap1.pri, whole genome shotgun sequence includes the following:
- the nxph1 gene encoding neurexophilin-1, with protein sequence MQVTSWCAVFLLTPALCLVTSAHASKSDIVKSGSPKSTLKHIWTESSKDMSISRLLSQTLHGKENSTALDLRYDTPEPYSEQDLWDWLRNSTDLQDSRPRAKRRPMVKTGKFKKMFGWGDFHSNIKTVKLNLLITGKIVDHGNGTFSVYFRHNSTGQGNVSVSLVPPTKIVEFDVAAQQSVIDAKDSKSFNCRIEYEKVEKGAKNTLCNFDPSKTCYQEQTQSHVSWLCSKPFKVICIFISFYSTDYKLVQKVCPDYNYHSDTPYFPSG encoded by the coding sequence GTCACAAGTGCCCATGCCTCAAAGTCAGACATTGTGAAGTCTGGGAGCCCCAAATCCACGCTAAAGCATATATGGACAGAAAGCAGTAAGGATATGTCCATCAGTAGGTTGCTGTCACAGACTCTGCATGGCAAAGAGAACAGCACAGCCTTGGACCTTCGCTATGATACTCCGGAACCCTACTCTGAGCAGGACCTGTGGGACTGGCTGAGGAACTCCACAGACCTGCAAGACTCGCGGCCGCGGGCTAAGCGGCGGCCCATGGTCAAGACGGGGAAGTTCAAGAAGATGTTTGGCTGGGGGGACTTCCACTCCAACATAAAGACGGTCAAACTTAACCTGCTAATCACCGGTAAGATCGTGGATCATGGCAACGGCACCTTCAGTGTCTACTTCCGCCACAACTCCACAGGCCAAGGGAACGTGTCCGTCAGCTTGGTCCCTCCCACCAAGATTGTGGAGTTCGATGTTGCGGCGCAGCAGTCCGTTATCGACGCCAAGGACTCAAAGTCCTTCAACTGCCGCATAGAGTATGAGAAGGTGGAGAAGGGTGCCAAGAATACGCTCTGCAACTTCGACCCGTCCAAGACCTGCTATCAGGAGCAGACCCAGAGCCACGTCTCCTGGCTCTGCTCCAAACCTTTCAAAGTCATCTGTATCTTCATTTCCTTCTACAGCACCGATTACAAACTGGTGCAGAAAGTGTGCCCGGACTACAACTACCACAGTGACACTCCCTATTTCCCCTCCGGCTGA